The stretch of DNA GGAAGCGGATCAAGGCCAAGGAACTGGCCGGCCAGAAAATGATTTTGCGCGAGAAGGGCTCGGGGACCCGCCTGGTGGCCGAGGAGCGTCTTCGCGCGGCGGGGATGGACATGAACGCGGTCCGCGTTGCCGCCGAGCTGGGAGATCCCCAGGGGGTCCGGACCGCGCTGAAGGCGGGCGTGGGCATCTCGATCGTCTCCCGGCACGCCGTCGAGGAGGACCTGCTCCGCGGCGACCTGAAGGAAGTCAAGATAGAGGGCTTCAACTGCGCCCGCTCGTTTTATTCGGTGGTCCACAAGGGAAGGTCCCTGACCCCGCTTTGCCGTACATTTCTCGAATTCATTCACGCCGAGAACTAGGGGGCGCATCTTCCGGCGGGGGGAAAGAAATTCCTGCCCGGCGCCGGTGGCGGCCCGTCCGCCTGCGGGAAAAAACGACATCAGTTTATTTTTCAATAAGTTACATTATCCTCCCGCTGTGTACCGAAAGGCATGGAACTTGCTTTTTAATTCTGTTGCGTGCGTGCGCCCCAGGAGAGAAGGGGCGGGCTATCCTGGAGCAGCGAGGAGCATACGATGGATTTCGGGTCTTTTGTGCGAGTGATGCAAATTCGGCGAAGTGGCGCCCTTTTGGCAAGCGTCATCCTTCTGGCGGGGCTCGTGGCCGCCTGCAGCCAGTCGAAGAATTTTGGCGAACGGCCCCCCCGGCCACAGCCGTGGGTGAAACTCGAGGCGGTACCCCCTCACGTTCTGGCGGTGCCGCGCGTGGCAGGCGTCTGGCTCTGGGATCGCCCCGGAGGGCCCTCCGCCCGGGCCGTCCGGCTGGTGGAGATCCCCTCGGGCACCGTGGGCAAAGTCATGTCCTTTGACGAAGGCAAGGCGAATATGTGGGGGTTCAACTCCCGCCTCGAATGGGAACAGATGGGCCTGCATGATCCGAATTGGCAGCCGGTCAGATGGGCCGAGGTCGCGACGCGCTTCGGCAAGGGGTGGGTGCGCATCGAGTTCCTGAATCCCTTGGGCACCAATTAGGGTTCCCACATTTTCGGGACCGCTTGAGCCGCCGATTTCCCCGTTTTGAAAATTGACAGAAAGATAGCCGGGCACTACGATTTTCCCCAGACCGCCTTTAGACTCTGGTGCAGCTTCCAGCTTCATTTTTTGTGAAGGAAAATCGTGATGCAGCTTCGGCATGTGTGTGGGGTGGCGGTTCTCGTTGCGGCCGCCTCGCTCGCCCCGTACGTCTCGGCCCAGAGAGACGCCCCCAGCGATCCCGCCAAGATCCAGAAGGCCCGAACCGCCTTGATGAAAAACATCAACCAGGACATGCGGAAGGCCCGCGTTGCCATTAAAAAGAAAGCCTTCCAGGAACTGGCGGCCACCAGCAAGGAACTCAGCGCGCTCATCGCCCGCATCCCGGAGTTGAGCCCCAAGGGCAGCGCCTTCGGCACGACGCGCATCAAGTCCGAGGTGTGGAAAAAATTTGATCATTTCCGGAAGCTTTCCACCGAATCCTCCGCCGCGGCCGCCCGGCTGGCGAAAGTGGCCGCGGAAGGCGACCAGAAGTCCGCGACGCAGGCCTTCCGGGGCCTCGCGAAAACCTGCACCAATTGCCATAAACCGTACCGGGAGAAAAAAACGGAAGAATGAAAACACTCGGCCTGTCTTTCCGCTGGCGATCCCGCGCCGTTTTATTATTCGGGTTGGCGTTCTTCGCCTTCGCGCTCTCCGGCTGCCTGGAGTTTCTCGAATCCGGCCCCCAGACGCCGGGGCGGGCCGGCCTCTTCCATGAGATCCAGCGGTTCGAGCTGGCGGCCCAGTGGAAGAACTGGCCCTACCTTTTGGAAAGCTTCTACCTCCCCGAGCACCGGAAAGAGATGGATACGATCTACGACGGAGATCCCGCGCGGTGGTTTCGAGAGGGGTTCGGCGGCCAGTCCCTTTCCGGGGGAATTGACGAGCCCGACAAGCAATTGTGCGTGCTGGCGCTGCGCGAGCGGCACGTGACCCCCCGCTTCGAGCCGCACTATGTGGTGTATTACCGCATTCAGGATCGTTGCCATCCAAACGGCGCGGAGCTGCCCAAGGGTGCCGTTGAAGGAAGAATGGAGTGGGGTTTTGAAGTGAAGGAGCGGCGCTGGGTCCACCTCCGCGCGGTGCGGTAAGTCTTGGCCCGCCCGGTCAGCCGCCGAGCGCGGCTTTGAGGGTTTCCTGCACGGTTTGCGGGTTGGCTTTTCCCTGGGTGGCCTTCATCACCTGGCCGACGAAAAAGCCGAGCAGCTTGGTTTTCCCGCCCCTGTAGGCGGCGGCCTCATCGGGATTGCCGGCGATCACCTCGGCGACCACCTTTTCGATGGCGCCGGTGTCCGATATCTGCGTTAAACCTTTCTCTTTCACGATTGCATCGGGGTCCACGCCGCTCTCGGCCATCTCGTCGAAGACCGTCTTGGCGATTTTGCCGCTGATGGTTCCGTCCGCGATGAGCGCGATCATTTTGGCCAGCTGCCCGGGCCGGATGGGGCACTCCTCGATCCTGACTTTCCGCTCGTTCAGTATGCGGAGGACATCGCCCATCACCCAGTTGCTCACCGCCTTGGCGCTTTCCCGGCCGGAGGCCCGGACGGTTTCCTCGAAATAATCCGCGAGGGGCCGTTCCGCCGTGAGCACATCCGCATCGTAGGGGGGAATACCGTAGGCGCTCTGGAAGCGGGCGCTTTTTGCGTCGGGGAGCTCGGGCAGCTCCTTTTGGACCGCATCGATCCACTCCTGGCCCACGGTGAGGGGGACGAGGTCGGGATCGGGAAAATAGCGGTAATCGTGGGCATACTCCTTGGAGCGCATGGGCTGCGTCATCCCCAAGGCATCGTTCCAGAGGCGGGTTTCCTGATAAATCCTGCCGCCCGAGGCGAGCGCCTCGCGCTGGCGTACCTCTTCGTACTCGAGCGCCCGCCGCATGTTCCGGAAAGAGTTGAGATTCTTGATCTCGACCTTCTCGCCGAGCGTGCTGCTTCCCGCCGGGCGGATCGAGATGTTGGCGTCGCACCGCAGGCTCCCCTCCTGCATGTTCCCATCGCAGATGCCGATGTACTGGACAAGGGTCCGCAGCTTGCGCATGTAAATCTCCGCCTCCTCGGGGGTGCGGAGGTCGGGCTCGCCGACGATCTCGAGGAGCGGAACGCCCGCCCGGTTGAGATCGACGTAGGAGTGGTTCGGATCGCCGAGCTCATCTCCGTGAATCAGTTTGCCGGCGTCCTCTTCCATGTGGATGCGGACGAGGCGGATGCGGCGCTCCTCGCCGCTCTTCAGGCGGATGTGCACCTCGCCGCCCGCGCAGATGGGCTGTT from bacterium encodes:
- a CDS encoding LysR substrate-binding domain-containing protein; translated protein: EGDFPIGITGARIPHDQLSYRLFAGDELILAVPKGHPLAKRKRIKAKELAGQKMILREKGSGTRLVAEERLRAAGMDMNAVRVAAELGDPQGVRTALKAGVGISIVSRHAVEEDLLRGDLKEVKIEGFNCARSFYSVVHKGRSLTPLCRTFLEFIHAEN
- a CDS encoding cytochrome c: MQLRHVCGVAVLVAAASLAPYVSAQRDAPSDPAKIQKARTALMKNINQDMRKARVAIKKKAFQELAATSKELSALIARIPELSPKGSAFGTTRIKSEVWKKFDHFRKLSTESSAAAARLAKVAAEGDQKSATQAFRGLAKTCTNCHKPYREKKTEE
- the gatB gene encoding Asp-tRNA(Asn)/Glu-tRNA(Gln) amidotransferase subunit GatB yields the protein MEFETIIGLEVHAQLNTESKIFCGSSAAFGGEPNAHTTTVDLGLPGVLPVLNHKVVDYTLRLGLAVGARIAPSCRFARKHYFYPDLPKGYQISQYEQPICAGGEVHIRLKSGEERRIRLVRIHMEEDAGKLIHGDELGDPNHSYVDLNRAGVPLLEIVGEPDLRTPEEAEIYMRKLRTLVQYIGICDGNMQEGSLRCDANISIRPAGSSTLGEKVEIKNLNSFRNMRRALEYEEVRQREALASGGRIYQETRLWNDALGMTQPMRSKEYAHDYRYFPDPDLVPLTVGQEWIDAVQKELPELPDAKSARFQSAYGIPPYDADVLTAERPLADYFEETVRASGRESAKAVSNWVMGDVLRILNERKVRIEECPIRPGQLAKMIALIADGTISGKIAKTVFDEMAESGVDPDAIVKEKGLTQISDTGAIEKVVAEVIAGNPDEAAAYRGGKTKLLGFFVGQVMKATQGKANPQTVQETLKAALGG